Proteins encoded together in one Lathyrus oleraceus cultivar Zhongwan6 chromosome 5, CAAS_Psat_ZW6_1.0, whole genome shotgun sequence window:
- the LOC127079351 gene encoding uncharacterized protein LOC127079351: MEAWNRLEDIFQDNQNARVVTLEQEFSNTRMEDFPNVSAYCQRLKMLSDQLRNIDSPVNNHCLILQLISGLPEAYRSVATLIRQSNPLPAFYQARVMLTLEEASMAKMANTGSYAAMHTTQPKPTEDISQRGNRRPDNRSSSRGNQGRGGGCGNRSAL, encoded by the coding sequence ATGGAAGCATGGAATCGCTTGGAAGATATTTTTCAGGACAACCAAAATGCTAGAGTTGTCACTCTTGAGCAAGAATTTTCTAACACTCGTATGGAGGATTTTCCCAATGTCTCAGCTTACTGTCAGCGTCTTAAGATGCTTTCTGATCAGTTGAGAAATATCGATTCCCCTGTCAACAATCATTGTCTGATCCTTCAGTTGATCTCTGGTCTCCCAGAAGCTTACCGCAGTGTTGCTACTTTGATTCGTCAGAGCAACCCTCTTCCGGCATTCTATCAGGCTCGTGTCATGCTCACTTTAGAAGAAGCCAGTATGGCTAAGATGGCAAACACAGGCTCTTATGCTGCTATGCACACCACTCAGCCGAAACCTACTGAAGACATCTCTCAGCGTGGCAACCGCCGTCCCGACAACCGTTCTAGCTCTCGTGGCAACCAGGGTCGCGGAGGAGGATGTGGTAACCGCAGTGCACTTTAG
- the LOC127079161 gene encoding E3 ubiquitin-protein ligase RGLG3, producing MGNTESMSESQNEFYYQHPPANYDGSSVSNSYQQPSYDGSLDNDQPSSYAATSSANTRHRRDLQPTYIADNFSSLEQVVSALREAGLESSNLILGIDFTKSNEWTGKYAFHRKSLHHIGSTPNPYEQAISIIGRTLSTFDEDNLIPCFGFGDASTHDKNVFSFYPGSRVCHGFEEVLARYRQIVPLLKLSGPTSFAPVIDAAIDIVESNNGQYHVLVIIADGQVSRNPGTPRGKLSPQEQATVSSIIAASHYPLSIILVGVGDGPWDEMKHFDDNITGRLFDNFQFVNFTKIMSENTEASKKETAFALAALMEIPFQYRAAQNIQLSNEHVRRQHKRPLPPPKEVIDHDNAFTETPRVTNFDSVEPAAPASAEPVCPICLTNPKDMAFGCGHTTCKECGATLSSCPMCRQQITTRLRLYT from the exons ATGGGAAATACAGAATCAATGTCTGAATCTCAGAATGAATTTTACTATCAACACCCTCCTGCTAATTACGATGGGAGTTCTGTGAGTAATAGCTATCAGCAACCTTCTTATGATGGAAGTTTAGATAATGATCAACCCTCTTCTTATGCTGCTACGAGTTCGGCGAATACTCGCCATCGTCGGGACCTGCAACCAACCTATATAGCTGACAATTTCAGCTCATTGGAACAG GTTGTTTCTGCTCTGAGAGAAGCTGGTTTGGAATCGTCGAATTTAATACTTGGTATTGATTTCACAAAAAGCAATGAGTGGACAG GTAAGTACGCATTTCATCGGAAGAGTCTTCATCATATCGGAAGCACTCCTAATCCGTATGAGCAAGCAATATCGATAATTGGGCGTACACTGTCTACTTTTGATGAAGATAATTTGATACCGTGTTTCGGGTTTGGTGATG CTTCTACACACGATAAGAATGTGTTCAGTTTTTATCCGGGGAGTAGAGTCTGTCATGGTTTTGAGGAAGTACTTGCACGCTATAGACAGATTGTTCCACTCTTGAAACTGTCAG GGCCAACATCATTTGCCCCTGTAATTGATGCGGCAATTGACATTGTGGAAAGTAACAACGGTCAATATCATGTTCTTGTCATTATTGCGGATGGCCAG GTTTCTAGAAATCCTGGTACACCGCGTGGGAAGCTTAGTCCGCAAGAACAGGCAACGGTTAGTTCCATAATTGCTGCAAG TCATTATCCTCTCTCCATTATTTTGGTTGGAGTTGGAGACGGACCATGGGATGAGATGAAGCACTTTGATGATAACATTACTGGACGCTTATTTGACAACTTTCAG TTTGTAAACTTCACAAAAATCATGTCTGAGAATACGGAAGCATCCAAGAAGGAAACAGCATTCGCACTTGCTGCCCTTATGGAGATTCCATTTCAGTACCGAGCCGCTCAAAATATACAACTTTCCAA CGAACATGTTCGGCGTCAACATAAAAGGCCTCTCCCTCCACCGAAGGAAGTAATAGATCACGATAATGCATTCACAGAGACTCCACGCGTGACAAATTTCGATTCGGTTGAACCAGCAGCTCCAGCCAGTGCCGAACCA GTATGCCCTATTTGCCTCACCAATCCGAAGGACATGGCTTTCGGATGCGGTCATACT ACATGCAAGGAGTGTGGAGCTACATTATCTTCATGCCCTATGTGCAGGCAACAAATTACAACTCGCTTGAGATTATACACTTAA